TTTTCATCGTGGCTCCTTATCATGAAACCACATGTCGGGTCGCATTCAACTTTTTTCAGTGTCTCCGCCATACGATCACCTCCTGTTCACATTGCAACCGTCTCTGATTAAAATGTATCACAAATTTCTTCTTTGTCAAGAAAGTGTATAAGTCAAGACATATGCTTGACACGAAGCGGATTCGTTGATAGCATTTGTTTATGGAAACACCATTGCAAATTGTTTTGCGCGATGTCGATCTCTACAAAGAGAGCCTCGATGAAGAGATCAAAAAATGGTCTGCCAAGCTTGAAGAATATCATCCCCGGATCATCAGTTGCCGGGTTGTTGTGGAGCGTCCTCACAAGAGCAGCCACAGCGGAAATTTGTTTAAGACCACCATAACGTTAAACGTGCCCGACAAGCAGATAGTTGTTAGCCGTGAACACCCTCTTCACCACAGTCATGAAGACATACACGTTGCAGTCCATCACGCCTTTGACGATGTTGCGCGCCAGCTTGAAGAGCATTCCTTTATTATGAGCGGCAACATAAAGAGCCATGACCATCTGCCCTATGGAGTGGTCGCTAAACTCTTCCCCGATGACGGCTACGGTTTCATAGAGGGGTCCGGGGCAAGGGAGATATACTTCCATAAAAACAGCGTGCTCGACGGGTTCGACAAGCTTAAGACCGGCATGGAAGTCCGCTTTGCTGAAGAGATGGGGGAAAAGGGCCCGCAGGCAAGCACCGTAAAGATCGTCAGGAAAAATCACGCCCGCCACCGCGGGCATTAAGCCGGAAACAGATGTTGCTTAACCGCACGTCACCACCACGGATAATACGGATAATCATAATAGGGGTAAGGTCTGTAACGATAGTACGGGTAATACGGCGGCGGGTAATAGTATGGATAATAGTACGGATATCTGTAAGAGCCGGTGTCCCTGTATTCCGGCCACAGGTAAATCTCTTTTATCTCAAAGAGCGGATAAGTGTATTCCATTTCACCTATCATGCCTTTTCGTAATCCGATAAACTCCCCTGCGATTGTGACCTCTCTCTTCTCTTTGTAAATGACAGGGTCTAAAAGCTCCTTGCCCCGGTAAAGCGCGAGAAACCTCCCGTCTTTTGTCCCGAGTGTTCTAAAGTAACCCCTTGTATCTACAGGCACATATATTGACTCTAAGAGAGAGCCTTCCTTTGTTACCGTTGTCTTCACAATGATGCCGCCGAGGATGAACAGTTTACCTTCGTTGTGAACGGGATTTTCTTTGATATCAGCAAGCTGGAAGTTTACGATGCCGCTCCTCATAAGGTCTTCTCTCAGCACCGGCGCGCATGAGATTAATATCAAACTTGCAAGAAAAATTATGAGCAGTTTTGTTTTCATTTTATCACCACTCTCCTTTTTGTCTCTATATAAAATAGATACTACAAATCCTGAGGGAATGCAAGCGGCGCCGCTCTGCAGCGTGTACTGTTTTGCAGTGTAAAAAATTTTCTCCTTGACAAACCATACGATATAATGCCATGCTCACTACAGAATTTTAGAAGTTTTTGCTGTTCTTAAGGCCACAA
This window of the Nitrospirota bacterium genome carries:
- a CDS encoding HPF/RaiA family ribosome-associated protein translates to METPLQIVLRDVDLYKESLDEEIKKWSAKLEEYHPRIISCRVVVERPHKSSHSGNLFKTTITLNVPDKQIVVSREHPLHHSHEDIHVAVHHAFDDVARQLEEHSFIMSGNIKSHDHLPYGVVAKLFPDDGYGFIEGSGAREIYFHKNSVLDGFDKLKTGMEVRFAEEMGEKGPQASTVKIVRKNHARHRGH
- a CDS encoding Slp family lipoprotein; this translates as MKTKLLIIFLASLILISCAPVLREDLMRSGIVNFQLADIKENPVHNEGKLFILGGIIVKTTVTKEGSLLESIYVPVDTRGYFRTLGTKDGRFLALYRGKELLDPVIYKEKREVTIAGEFIGLRKGMIGEMEYTYPLFEIKEIYLWPEYRDTGSYRYPYYYPYYYPPPYYPYYRYRPYPYYDYPYYPWW